The following DNA comes from Ammospiza caudacuta isolate bAmmCau1 chromosome 7, bAmmCau1.pri, whole genome shotgun sequence.
CCCAGGGTGTGGGACAGCCCCACTGTGACACCCCAGCAGTGAATCAGATATCCCCAGGTATCACCCTGGACCACTTAATGAACTCCCTCGTGtataaaatgtttataaatatttgtGGATGAAGATACACAGGTCTATTTTTAAGATTTAAGTTAAATAAGTTAATGAATGGCTGGCCTTTTCTGCCTGAACGTGCAATGAGATATAATATACCTTTAGTCTACGATGGCCTAGGTACTGCTTAGTCTGTGATGAAAACTTTGCTGCTTTCCTACTgttctcagagaaaaaaaaaaaaacaacctatAAAAGACGTACAGGTTTGTTGCACAGGGACTACTGCAGCGAAGTTTTGTATTTGACCACTGGTAATATGAATGTGTTGTATTGACTTGTTGAAGATAATCATGAAAcaacatattttaaatgttacTTGCCTTATAGATTAGAGTACGACTATGTGGATATCATTTTTGTAAATACTGTTTTTTATAAATGTCTCTCCTCCATCCTCCCCGTCACCAATTTCACCGACTCTCAAATATGCAATTATTTACCATGCAGAGCGTTGTGACAAAGAAATCCCCACGTCAGAACAAAGTTTATTCATCCTATACATAAGAACCACATGAAATACCCAACTGAGTTGCAATTTAAAtgtgattattattatttttttccttgaaaataaacaaaaaaagtaaaacatttatttttctgagctGGTTTTGCTACCACATGCCAGAGCACCCAGAGGAGCGGGCAGAGGGATTGAAGGCTGACCCAAAAAAGGGTCCCTGTCCCAAAAACTGTCATTGCTGTTGGAGTTATGCGCAGTGTCCCAGCATGGGGACAGGTCGAGGGTGGCATGTGGGGACACACGAGGATCCACAGGGActgtggggatggatggagcttGAGGAaatggggctgtgggggcaTGAGGGATGTGGGGTTGGGGGAACTGTGGAGGTCATTGTGTCACTTCAGGGCTGTGAGGACATGAGGGATGTGGAGTTGGGGGGACCTGTGGAGGCCATGGGGACACTTCAGGGCTGCGGGGACATGAGGGATTGGGGTTGGGGGACCTGTGGAGGTCATTGTGTCACttcagggctgtggggacacaggggttTGTGAGGATCCACAGGGATCACGGGAATCTGTGTGGGCTATAGGGCCCCATGGGTACCATAGGGACCCAcattttggggggctgtgggaaccCGTGGAGGCCATGGGGGCCTGAGGAGGTCACAGGGACCCTCAGGAGCCTTGAGAACATAAAGGCCATGTGGGGACATTTGGAGGCCATGGGGCCACACAGAATCTTTAGGTTTAtgtggggacatttgggagctgtggggacatgTGGAAGTTATAGGACCATGTAGGGACCTGTGGAAgccgtggggacagggagggatcTGGAGAAGCTCTAGGGATACATGGGAGCCATGGGAACCATGGGGACTGTAAAGGAATCCAGAGACCTGTGGAAAACACGGGGACATGCAGGAGTCATGGGAACCTCTGGGGACTGTAGGGACACACAGGAAGCTGTGGGACACCAAGGACTGTAGGAATGTGGAAGCCACGGGACGCACAGAGAGCGGTGGGGACCCGTGGGAGCTgtgagggctgtggggacacacagagaccGCTGGAAACTATGGGAGCCAGGGGAGCCGCAGGAACTCACAGCCGTGAGGGTGGGAATGGCGGGGCCAGGAACGTGTGGGGACGAGGCGCGAACGGGAATACGGAGGCGGGGGACGGGAATACGGAGGAGGGGAACGGGAATACCAAGGGACGAAGGCCGGGAACGTGCGTAAATGGAGGCGGCGAACGGGAACGTGGGGGGATGTAGGCCGGGAATACGGAGGGTGGAGTCGGAGAACGGGAACGCGGCGGGCGGGCCCCGCTCCGGGCGCCGCCTCCCCTCACGCAGCTGAGGGCGATGGAGGGCGGTGAATCCCCCGCCGAGCCCGGCTCAGGTGGGTGTTGATTACCCCTCTAAAACCCTCCAGCGCTGCGATTGTGCCTTCCTAAACTCGGGCTCTGCCTCGCAGGACCTGCCAGGCGCTTCCCGGTGGCGGCGGTGGAGGAGATCctgagggatgtgctggggagcgCCCTGAGGGAGCGGCGCTACGAGCCGGGGCCGTGCCTGGAGGCGGCCAAGGACATCGCCGAGGTGCGGCCGGGACGGACACTTGTGCCTCCATGGgtgccccaaatgtcccccaaaATGCCGGATAAAGTGTAAGATAAAGGCTGGAGGCGGTGTTGAGATGCCAGCAGGGGTTGCTCAGAGGACAGTGCAGACATATACGAGTTAGTTAATGGATTTACAGGCTGGTTTGGGTGGGGAGGGACCTTTAAGCTCATCCAGCctcagggacacctgccactgtgccaggctgctccagcctggccttgggcactgccagggatccaggggcagccacggctgctctgggcaccagtgctagggaacaattcctaattcccaatatcccatccatccctctgGTAGTTCAATACCATACCCCCTTGCCCTGCTGTAAATCCATCCCCATATTTGAAGATATATGAACTGATTCTGTTTTTCCCCGCAGGTCATTAAGGCGCGGGTCAAGGCGCTGGCGGTGCCCAGGTACAAGATCGTGGTGGTGGCACACATTGGGCAGCTGGGTGGGCAGAGCCTGCAGATCAGCAGCAGGTGCCTCTGGGATCCCAAGAGCGACACCTTTTCCTCCTATGTGTTCAAGAACACCTCGCTGTTTGCTGTGGCAAATGTCTATGGTGTGTATTTTGAATAGGGAGGCAGTAGAGTTTAGCAGCAGGAGAAATTAATGTTCAGCCTAACTCTTCCTGGCTCTGTTGAAAATATTGTGAAGGACCAAGGTACTCTCACCTGCTTTGAAATGTGAGCCTGTGGGTGAGTGGAATAAGGGTCTTTCCCGGGGTTTTCTCTGGGAAGTGGCTTTCTATGGCACAGTTTTGCAGCTCATTGCTGCTTTCAGAACTTGCTCTGTAggggaaatatttttagaatattGCCTGTAATTaatgttttccctgttttcttccAGGAAACGTTACTGGAAGTATTTGGATTAGGGAATAAACCATGGGTTTTGCCTGCCCACTTTTGGGGCTGGTACTGATGGTCCTGAGTCTCTCCTGGTGCAGCCATTCCCCACCCAGGTGGGGTCTGGCTCACCTCGCTCTGAATCTGAAACCAGACTTTTTGCTACCCCTATTTCCCAGCTGAAACCTGCTGTTAGGTTTTCCTGAGTCAGAGAACAAACCTATCACAAGCTgcttattttattacattttaggTGCAAAGCTGATACCAGAACAGTAGTTAGTTGGGAAGAAACATTTCATGTACTCATGACTAAAAGTTTAACCCACTGTAAACACTGTGAAATGCAGACAACCTGAAGCCACTTGCTGGTGTGCACTGTGACATTTTAACACCAAAAGCTACAATTAAAGAACACAACTGAAAGGACCGTGGTTTCTGTCATGATTATTTTAATCCCTGGACGCTGTGACTCCgagctgctgcctttcagcacagggagctgatCTCTGTCCTGGTGCAGCCCTCGTTGCAGCAGGATGTGGCCAGCAGCTTGGCTGCCTCACGCTTGCTGAGCACAGGAACTCTGCTGGTGTTTTGCAAGTCTTGCTCAGCTTTGACATCCTGGGGTTCTTCTCTGTGGAttcccagcctcagctctgggTGTGGTGAGAAGTCAGCATCACCCTCGTCCTCGTGTGGGAAATGCTGGGGGTTTTCACTCTCTGGCGCAGGAAAATGAGAAGTTAAAAGTCGTGGGAAGATGAGTAATTTATGCTTTTTATCTTTACTAGAAAGACAGACCAAGCTACAGCCAGGGAGCTGAGTGTTGCCCTCTGATAAGAGCACCGCATCACGGACTCCTCACTGTGAGGAATAATCTGTGATCAACGTGGTAAAACTGAGGAGTTCAGGGATTTATGTTAAAAAGTGTCCTGTGGTGCCTTGAGTCTTACACTAACACATTGCTTCTCCAGGAAAAGCTGTGATTTGGTGTGTCAGAGGCTCTTGACCAGCACATTAAGCTGGACCTGGGGGGTTCCTGAATTGCATTAAGGCATCAGCTAGCCCAGAGTTCTGGTGTTCCCACAGAAATTACagtccagctgcagctgaagtaCCTCAGTACAGCTGGGTCTTGTGCAGTCTGTAAAGGTGTAGTAGCtctcaatttttaaaagcaaggcTCTTCAACAGATTTTGGGAAGGGGGTTGCCCGTGCTACCACTTTTGTATTTGCTTAAAGCTGTTGCTACAAGAGACTTTTCCAAAAATGGAGATGTAGGAAGTGTAGAAAGCCTCTGTTGCTGTCACCTTCCTCCATTATTTTCTTGTTCCCTATTTGTTTTGATCAGAGTACACATGTCTAGCTGTGCGTGTAATGGTTGAATTTTCTGACCATCAAATCAAAATTTTGAGTATCAAGAAATATGCTAGTAAGTATAAATATACACAAAAGCATGTGAATGTGCTTAAATTGCAGAGCAGACATTCAACATGCTTTAATTACAACGTTTTATAAAGTTTCTGGTTTCTAGTGGGGAAAATGGAGACCACAGCAAGACACTTGCACGAGCAAAATTTGTCACTGAAATGCGATGGCAGATTTTCAGTGATAGCCTTGCCTCGGATCCTGTTCCTCAGGTGAGCTTGGAAAATCTTggtctgaattatttttctttaacaaaacAGCCCATGTGAAAGTGCTTAAATTGCAGAGCAGATATTCAACATGCTTTAATTGCAAAGCTTCGGGTTTCTAGTGGGGAGAGTGAAGACCACAGCAAGACATTCGCACTGCCTTCAGTGAAACTTGTCACTGACAAGAGATGGCAGGTTTTCAGTGATAGCCTTGCCTTGGATCTCATTCCTCAGGTGAGCTTGGGAAGTCTTAGAAGTCTGAACTATTTTTCTTTAGCAAAGCAGCCCAGGAAGCTGAGCCAGACAAGCTGCaaggagagggagcagagcacagcctgtgctggggggttggagctgcagggattgaggggagcaggggatgtgctgctccccagcccctgggatGCCCTGGGATGGGTAcaagcaggcagggcagcccctgggatGCCCTGGGATGGGTACAAGCAGGCAGGGTAGCCCCTGGGATGCCCTGGGATGCCCTGGGATGGGTAgaagcaggcagggcagcccctgggatGCCCTGGGATGCCCTGGGATGGGTAcaagcaggcagggcagcccccTGGGATGCCCTGGGATGCCCTGGGATGGGTAcaagcaggcagggcagcccccTGGGATGCCCTGGGAGGCCCTGGGATGGGTAcaagcaggcagggcagccccagggatgccCTGGGATGGGTAcaagcaggcagggcagcccctgggatGCCCTGGGATGGGTAcaagcaggcagggcagccGCTGGGATGCCCTAGGATGGGTAcaagcaggcagggcagccccagggatgccCTGGGATGGGTAcaagcaggcagggcagcccctgggatGCCCTAGGATGGGTAcaagcaggcagggcagcccctgggatGCCCTGGGATGGGTAcaagcaggcagggcagcccctgggatGCCCTGGGATGCCCTGGGATGGGTAcaagcaggcagggcagcccctgggatGCCCTGGGATGCCCTGGGATGGGTAcaagcaggcagggcagccccagggatgccCTGGGATGGGTAgaagcaggcagggcagcccctgggatGCCCTGGGATGGGTACAAGCAGGCAGCCCGGGTTCCATGGCTGTACTCACCCTGCAGATCGCGGTCCCTTCTCCAGCGCGAGCCGCCGCAGGTGAACACCACGGCTCTGATGAAGTCTCTCCCACAGAGCCTCACCTTGctcccttcccctgtcccttcccgtgccaggagcaggagagcgaggcagcccagagccagcagagtgcccCTCATGCTGCCAACGTGGTGCTTCCCAGCTGGGTGTGGGGAATTCTGCTGGAGCCTTCCCATTTATACCGACGGTCTGTCCACTCCACTGGGTAACAGCTCGCTCTGAGGGTGGCAATGTTTGCTGAAAACAAATAAACTGCTTGTTTCTGGTCATGGTTGAAGTGCTTTGGGATCTCAGTCAGGGATGAGAGATTTCTGTACGTAGCTGCTTTACTGGGAACACCTGAGGTGTGACAGTTTATGGGGTATGGCTTGGGTGGGTGCAGTTAATGTGTGTTCTGCCAGAACAAAAGGGTGTTTGTGATGGGGTTTGTCCTCAGTGGGTTTGGTGTCTGTGTTCCCCACACAGCCTGATGCCCAGTCTGTTTGTGTTGGTGGTCCCAAAGAAGAATGGAATGAACTCCTCCCCATGATGTCTGCATCATGCACCTCTTCATTCCTCACCTTGGTTACTGCTAGCTGTGGGTGCTTGTGGGGAAACCCTGCCAGTGCCAAGCACTGCTAACAAAATTCACTCCAGAGGAGTTTGTGCCATGTATTGATATCCCAGCCAGGATTCCCAGTGTGCCAACGatcctgcagcacatggagctgagtctctgctctgggagcagggctTGGTTCTAGGTTACTGGTTCCTAATGTTGCCTTTGGTGTATTTATAATTCtataaaaaatccttgcaaTAAAATGCTTCTAGGAGGAAATTTCTGACTTACATGGTCAGAAATTCCATATTTAAGAACAAAATACATGAGGAACTTTGGAGATCTTGAGCCCTTCCTAGCACCACAAGAATTTTCCAGCACCATAAAGTTACAGGTAATTGATTTTCACTGTGTGCAGGGTGGGTTATGATGTGTTACAGAAAGCTTGTTTTTTAGCAGTAAGCAAACAGTCACGGGCATGAATGGAAAATACAGGGTGTATTTTGGTCGGATTTATAATAATGATTAACAAATGATTCACCTAAACGAGTGTCTTTCCTTGAAACACACCAAGATGAATTTTATGTCGGGGGAAGTTTGCATGTCTCCTGTCAGGTGTGCAGCACACAGGAGGAAGTGGATGTTAATGCAGCACAAATGATCCTTAATTCAGTGCTGTGTTTGAGTGCTGGGTGTTTATTGTCAGGATAATGAGAGAGGCTGCATGTTCTGCATCCATAAAATACAGGTTTCCATACATCATGTGCTCGGAGCAGGGCTACAGCTTGTGCTTAATCACTCCTCTGGAGATGCTCCCTGTTTCCTGTGGCCAGCAAGTGCCTGGAAATCCAGCcgggtatttttttctgtttcttctcaaaaaagccagcccaggcagccaaACACTGCCTGCTTTCAACCCAAGGAGGAAAGACTTtgggggaaaagcaggaaaggatAAAAACCCAAGGAGAAAAGACTGCAGAGACCTTTCCATGATCAGGATTCCAGAGAAGGCCACCCATGCATGAGCACTGGTGGTGCACTGAGGGGACTTCCAGGAGGAAATCGAGGCCATTTGAAAGAAGTTTCTAAGCAGTGTGGCTTCAAAGAGAAACTTTATTGATTAACAAACATAACCAGTTTATGTTCACACTACAGCATTTCCTGAAGGGGAAGGGATATCAGCTACTGTTtaacagctccagcaggagcaaCAATGTCATACAAGGAGCCAACCtggaaaacaagaggaaaaagagcTGATTCTTCTGTGGAATTCTGTTAAAACTGGAAAAACAGCACTTTTGGCAGGCCAGGTTGGGTTACATTTGCACTCTCCTATTTGGCAGCATGCAAACATTATCTCGtttctaaaggaaaataattcccAGTGGTGCGGCAGCAGAAGAGCAGGAAGCACCACCTTTAACCCGGAATGGTGACCCCACCTATTGCAGCATTGCCCGGCTGGGTGTTTCCCGGGGTTGCCTGGCTGGGGACGGAGCCCAGGCCCTGAGGGCACGGCCATACCTGTTcggagctggggacagccaggctgggcagcagccacaCCCCCACCTGGCCACGGCTGTCCCCCAGGAGCAGGCACTCGGCGTTCCTGGCAAACAGCAGCGAGCTCAGGTTCCCCTcggggctggcagcacagcacagcaccgGGTCGAAGCTGCAAGCCAAGAGTCAATGGGCACCATGCATGCATCAGCTGAAGGGCTGCACATCTCACTGGCTGTGGTCTAGGCTACCTCAGAAACTGGGAAGTGAGGCGGGGCTTGGTTTGGGCTCTGCCTGCTGAAAAATCCCAGCTGCTGTTAACTGAGATATCCTACTTGCCTAAAATCTGTCCTAACCTGGACAGTGGTGGTTAATATTTTTGTTAGATGAATAATTTGCAGGATGTGGCAGGGTTCTGGATCCACCAGGGCTTCACACTGACAGTAACACaaaacccagagcagctggacaaGGTCACAGGTAACTGAGTCACCTCAACTTCAGACCATCCAATCTTTACCAAAGGCTCAGGTTTGTTATTTGTCCTCCTAACTCTGCCACAATTTCTGCAGAGAAAGGGCAGTTTTGGCA
Coding sequences within:
- the DYNLT5 gene encoding dynein light chain Tctex-type 5 produces the protein MEGGESPAEPGSGPARRFPVAAVEEILRDVLGSALRERRYEPGPCLEAAKDIAEVIKARVKALAVPRYKIVVVAHIGQLGGQSLQISSRCLWDPKSDTFSSYVFKNTSLFAVANVYGVYFE
- the INSL5 gene encoding insulin-like peptide INSL5 → MRGTLLALGCLALLLLAREGTGEGSKVRLCGRDFIRAVVFTCGGSRWRRDRDLQESENPQHFPHEDEGDADFSPHPELRLGIHREEPQDVKAEQDLQNTSRVPVLSKREAAKLLATSCCNEGCTRTEISSLC